A window of the Streptomyces finlayi genome harbors these coding sequences:
- a CDS encoding ATP-binding protein — protein MVPPLPAALKPSGRVDHTPEQHRLDLSASEWPTKAARSHIRTVLRGRADAATVDDMVLVVDELVANALRHTPGIGVLLLEVDQDRATVRVFDAGANCAAVAVKSAKKSDENGRGLGIVARLAEEWFAEPTTAGGKAVVAVFAIALQENSSR, from the coding sequence ATGGTGCCACCCCTGCCGGCTGCACTGAAACCGTCTGGTCGTGTCGACCACACACCCGAACAGCATCGACTCGACCTCAGCGCCAGCGAGTGGCCCACCAAGGCCGCGCGCTCCCACATCCGCACGGTGCTGCGAGGAAGGGCCGATGCGGCCACGGTCGACGACATGGTCTTGGTCGTGGACGAGCTGGTCGCCAACGCCCTCCGGCACACCCCGGGCATCGGGGTCCTCCTGCTGGAGGTGGACCAGGACCGGGCCACGGTGCGGGTGTTCGACGCCGGTGCGAACTGCGCTGCGGTGGCCGTCAAGTCTGCGAAGAAGTCTGACGAGAACGGCCGCGGGCTCGGCATCGTTGCGCGACTGGCCGAGGAGTGGTTCGCCGAACCGACCACGGCCGGCGGCAAGGCGGTGGTCGCGGTGTTCGCCATTGCGCTCCAGGAGAACAGCTCACGATGA
- a CDS encoding nucleoside monophosphate kinase: MTAQPADSPPVTVLSVIGPPGAGLGSVAGALARRHEGEVLALADITERRASASPAIAAAVRDTSDPLGHIPGPLACRLMRSAVLSRSADTLVLDGYPATAVQAEHLLNVLRGLPGHTLAVLELVPDKGALRRALLAPTPGHLTPDWRNPAGPAPGLPARYRQRAPMLRFVLERHGVSRHVAESHLPLAELLDAADNAFGLLHERIPDGAAS, encoded by the coding sequence GTGACCGCGCAGCCTGCGGACAGCCCGCCGGTCACAGTCCTGTCGGTCATCGGTCCGCCTGGAGCAGGGCTCGGCAGCGTCGCCGGGGCCCTCGCCCGCCGCCATGAGGGAGAAGTCCTCGCACTTGCGGACATCACGGAGCGGCGAGCGTCCGCGAGCCCGGCGATAGCTGCGGCTGTGCGTGACACCAGCGACCCGCTCGGGCATATCCCCGGCCCGCTGGCGTGCCGGCTGATGCGTTCGGCCGTCCTGAGCCGGTCGGCCGACACCCTCGTCCTGGACGGCTACCCGGCCACCGCGGTGCAGGCCGAACATCTGCTGAACGTGCTTCGGGGTCTGCCCGGTCACACCCTCGCCGTACTCGAACTCGTCCCGGACAAGGGCGCCTTGCGCCGCGCACTGCTTGCGCCGACACCCGGGCACCTCACGCCCGACTGGCGGAACCCTGCCGGACCCGCCCCCGGTCTGCCCGCCCGCTACCGCCAGCGGGCCCCAATGCTGCGCTTCGTCCTGGAGCGCCACGGCGTGTCCCGGCACGTCGCCGAGTCGCACCTGCCTCTCGCGGAGCTGCTCGATGCCGCCGACAACGCCTTCGGCCTTCTGCACGAGCGCATCCCCGACGGCGCCGCCTCCTAG
- a CDS encoding TauD/TfdA family dioxygenase, protein MLTSARTPRPKWLTSDEAPLWDRSTFSPEAWTYTLAREETIEIIDALTIAQNRLTGQDMFTGRYINRGDFPLGHVGSILEAISSEVSDGRGFAVLRGLPVDRLDERQNALLLRGLTTYLGPIATQSRDGQLIRHVRATGRALGDATVRGHQTADRLWFHTDGADAAALLCLTASETGGLSRLASAATVHNQMLNASPTWTAELYQPFHFHMAGGNVPGLPPTFISPVFSLHRGRFSTRYVRHTLLETPNVTEVPLHRDAMAAFDLLEELADENSIDMELRAGDLQLVNNHTVLHSRTAYRDPQPPAEPRHLLRSWVTFPHYHGRRAAEADEYLRFGWLTDDQQQQLATSWKPPTAPDPAPTA, encoded by the coding sequence ATGCTGACCTCCGCCCGCACACCCCGCCCCAAGTGGCTGACCTCCGACGAGGCCCCGCTGTGGGACCGAAGCACCTTCTCGCCCGAAGCCTGGACGTACACGCTCGCCCGCGAGGAGACCATCGAGATCATCGACGCGCTCACCATCGCGCAGAACCGGCTCACCGGCCAGGACATGTTCACCGGCCGCTACATCAACCGCGGGGACTTCCCCCTGGGCCACGTCGGCTCGATCCTGGAAGCGATCTCCAGCGAGGTCTCCGACGGCCGCGGCTTCGCAGTGCTGCGCGGACTGCCCGTCGACCGGCTCGACGAGCGCCAGAACGCGCTGCTCCTACGCGGCCTGACCACCTACCTGGGCCCCATCGCCACCCAGAGCCGGGACGGACAGCTCATCCGGCACGTCCGCGCGACCGGCCGCGCACTGGGCGACGCCACCGTGCGCGGCCACCAGACCGCCGACCGCCTGTGGTTCCACACCGACGGCGCCGACGCCGCCGCCCTGCTGTGCCTGACCGCGTCCGAGACCGGAGGGCTCTCCCGTCTCGCCTCGGCCGCCACCGTCCACAACCAGATGTTGAACGCCTCCCCGACGTGGACCGCCGAGCTGTACCAGCCGTTCCACTTCCACATGGCCGGCGGCAACGTACCCGGCCTGCCCCCCACCTTCATCTCGCCGGTCTTCTCCCTCCACCGAGGCCGCTTCTCCACCCGCTACGTCCGGCACACACTGCTGGAGACCCCCAACGTCACGGAAGTCCCGCTCCACCGGGATGCGATGGCCGCCTTCGATCTGCTGGAAGAGCTCGCCGACGAGAACAGCATCGACATGGAACTGCGCGCGGGCGACCTCCAGTTGGTCAACAACCACACGGTGCTCCACTCCCGCACCGCCTACCGCGACCCGCAGCCCCCCGCCGAGCCCCGCCACCTGCTCCGGTCATGGGTCACCTTCCCCCACTACCACGGCCGCCGGGCCGCAGAGGCCGACGAGTACCTCCGCTTCGGATGGCTCACCGACGACCAGCAACAGCAGCTCGCCACCTCCTGGAAGCCGCCGACCGCTCCCGATCCGGCCCCCACCGCATGA
- a CDS encoding aldo/keto reductase: MTAFDLKRRHIAPGLTANPLGVGCWAIGGPTVNAGHAVGWGSVEDTQSLDGLRTALEHGANFFDTADVFGHGHSERLLGQLLKEVDRESVHIASKVGWVRGTAPHPYAGPKLRHQFEQSMENLGVEYLDAYFLHTLDFGDDDYYLHVAINQMHALRDADYIKAIGMRGPHPLASDRKDAADVRSARFAKIFRLLRPDVLWTRCNPLSPPTLVDGEDLFSFTARHGVSLMLTEPLAQGLLTGKYHSGTPAVFGPGDHRRHKRWFSNPGLEIIDRGLETLRQRFGRHPQALVRVALRYSLQQADHTAVIVGFTTPEQVRENYSCLGEPLTHEELAFVDDTYGRIRNELHATGDAYRRMEVTV, from the coding sequence ATGACCGCCTTCGATCTCAAGCGACGACACATCGCGCCCGGGCTGACCGCCAATCCGCTCGGAGTGGGCTGCTGGGCGATCGGAGGCCCGACGGTCAACGCGGGCCATGCGGTCGGCTGGGGCTCCGTCGAGGACACGCAGTCGCTCGACGGTCTGCGGACCGCGTTGGAGCACGGCGCCAACTTCTTTGATACGGCAGACGTGTTCGGACACGGCCACTCCGAGAGGCTGCTGGGACAGCTCCTCAAGGAAGTCGACCGGGAATCCGTGCACATCGCCAGCAAGGTCGGATGGGTGCGGGGCACGGCGCCTCACCCCTACGCAGGCCCCAAGCTGCGCCATCAGTTCGAGCAGAGCATGGAGAACCTGGGCGTCGAGTATCTGGACGCCTACTTCCTCCACACCCTCGACTTCGGGGACGACGACTACTACCTGCATGTCGCCATCAACCAGATGCACGCTCTGCGGGATGCCGACTACATCAAGGCCATCGGCATGCGTGGACCCCACCCTCTCGCCTCGGACCGCAAGGATGCGGCGGACGTGCGCAGCGCTCGGTTCGCCAAAATCTTCCGTCTGCTGCGCCCCGATGTGCTCTGGACTCGGTGCAACCCGCTGAGCCCGCCGACCCTGGTCGACGGCGAGGACCTCTTCAGCTTCACCGCCCGCCACGGGGTCTCGCTGATGCTCACTGAGCCCCTCGCACAGGGGCTGCTGACCGGCAAGTACCACTCGGGCACCCCCGCCGTCTTCGGTCCCGGCGACCATCGACGGCACAAGCGGTGGTTCTCCAATCCCGGTCTCGAAATCATCGACCGCGGCCTGGAGACGCTGCGCCAGCGCTTCGGCCGCCATCCGCAGGCTCTGGTCCGCGTCGCCCTGCGCTACAGCCTCCAGCAGGCCGACCACACGGCGGTGATCGTCGGCTTCACCACGCCCGAGCAGGTCCGTGAGAACTACTCCTGCCTCGGAGAGCCGCTGACGCATGAGGAGCTCGCGTTCGTCGATGACACTTACGGCCGGATACGCAACGAACTCCACGCCACCGGTGATGCCTACCGCCGGATGGAGGTGACGGTGTGA
- a CDS encoding PPC domain-containing DNA-binding protein — MRATPLTIGRTFGVAFDDGDDFIPQLGAFCAEYGIRSAYIPMFLGGFYAVQLVGTCDPIDDPSAPVWAATEYTTLEALGSGTIAWDEEGDALAPHIHVAVGLKGQAAEGRTSHLLGGRVQFISELFVVEVADPLMTRPKLGHHEVPTLQFSQPTGPAANQ; from the coding sequence ATGCGTGCCACCCCATTGACCATCGGCCGGACCTTCGGCGTCGCGTTCGACGACGGGGACGACTTCATTCCGCAGCTCGGCGCGTTCTGTGCCGAGTACGGGATCCGCTCCGCCTACATCCCCATGTTCCTCGGCGGCTTCTACGCCGTGCAGCTCGTCGGCACCTGCGATCCGATCGACGACCCCAGCGCGCCTGTCTGGGCTGCCACGGAGTACACGACGCTGGAGGCGCTCGGCAGCGGAACGATCGCCTGGGACGAAGAGGGTGACGCCCTGGCCCCTCATATCCACGTCGCGGTCGGGCTCAAGGGCCAGGCTGCGGAGGGGAGGACGAGCCATCTCCTCGGAGGTCGTGTGCAGTTCATCTCGGAACTGTTCGTTGTCGAAGTCGCCGACCCACTCATGACCAGGCCCAAGCTCGGACACCACGAGGTGCCCACCTTGCAGTTCAGCCAGCCCACCGGGCCAGCCGCGAACCAGTAA
- a CDS encoding asparaginase, with translation MSHRPEVHLFALGGTIAMAPTDGETQGVKPQLGAADLLAGVPGLSDLDVTLRFTDVSKKPGASLSVDDIAALAQMIAQREQNGASGFVVTQGTDTIEETAYLLDLLHAGQAPVIVTGAMRHPSIPGADGPANLLAAVQTAASRASRGMGCLVVFSDQIHAARFVRKEHTTAPGAFASPHAGPIGFIAEGAPRLLLTPSPQQHVPLPLLGPARVVLITAALGDDGELLQGLGDRFDGVVIAAFGAGHVPETWVEPLEKIAEQIPVVFASRTGAGSTARNTYGFAGSERDLLRRGLIAAGDLDPYKARLLLLAHLRAGTDRNGITAAFA, from the coding sequence GTGTCGCACCGTCCGGAAGTCCACCTCTTCGCCCTCGGTGGCACCATCGCCATGGCTCCCACCGACGGCGAGACGCAGGGCGTGAAGCCCCAGCTCGGCGCGGCGGACCTCCTGGCCGGGGTTCCAGGGCTTTCCGACCTGGATGTGACCCTCCGCTTCACCGACGTCTCGAAGAAGCCGGGGGCGTCGCTGTCAGTGGACGACATCGCGGCACTCGCCCAGATGATCGCCCAGCGCGAGCAAAATGGCGCATCGGGATTCGTCGTGACGCAGGGCACCGACACCATCGAGGAGACGGCGTACCTCCTCGACCTCCTCCATGCAGGCCAGGCGCCCGTGATCGTCACCGGAGCGATGCGACACCCCTCCATCCCCGGCGCGGACGGTCCGGCGAATCTGCTGGCCGCCGTCCAGACAGCGGCCAGCCGGGCCAGCCGGGGAATGGGGTGCCTCGTCGTGTTCTCGGACCAGATCCACGCGGCCAGGTTCGTACGCAAGGAGCACACAACCGCCCCGGGAGCATTCGCGTCACCCCATGCCGGGCCTATCGGGTTCATCGCCGAAGGCGCCCCTCGCCTCCTTCTAACGCCTTCCCCCCAGCAGCACGTGCCGCTGCCCCTTCTCGGGCCCGCGCGCGTCGTCCTAATCACTGCGGCCCTCGGGGACGACGGCGAACTGCTCCAAGGTCTCGGCGACCGTTTCGACGGCGTGGTCATCGCTGCGTTCGGCGCAGGACACGTTCCGGAGACCTGGGTCGAACCGTTGGAGAAGATCGCCGAGCAAATACCCGTCGTCTTCGCGTCGCGTACCGGCGCAGGGAGCACCGCCCGCAACACCTACGGGTTCGCCGGCTCGGAACGCGATCTGCTGCGCCGCGGGCTGATCGCCGCCGGTGACCTCGACCCTTACAAGGCACGGCTCCTCCTGCTCGCCCACCTTCGCGCCGGCACCGACCGCAACGGAATCACCGCCGCCTTCGCCTGA
- a CDS encoding GNAT family N-acetyltransferase — translation MPARTTTFRTTVQERRWTYEAFCIQWKRACQELAERDRDPRLATIPMSRRTFDRWMKGDLSERGPRPDTARVLEYLFGMAVWQVFAESDEGLDELPAGQLSGQEPDQAEAIRRRLEGVLTSGHISEAGLASWEETLAWHGRATRFRPEGDLLRDLRRDADALSRALDQRQSLGAMRRLTRFSAQMAGLMSLVLVRQGDDHNANSWLRVARIAAEEADDSDVRAWILAEDAYALFYCGDLTGAARAARRAEVSSGQPTVGAALAAPLEARAHAVMGDRREAEAALDRAEDTLAQLHGDDTAESAFGYNEAQLRFHQGNALTHLGQTDRAREAQQRALQLYPADEHLDRSLIELDAAMCLLLDGEPAAAAMSTAEILRNLPEQHRSGIILTRACQLEGLLPTVRSGPPPVRELRDVLAPPPAGHSLRTRRKGVMSELTVTRAESADVPCIAELVTAIEQYYGGAVEGDLPDRVGQLRDMLFGDHPAASILLARIGDDVVGMASFSLLWPAAGDSHSLYLKELFVREANRRDGVARALMAQLHEVAAQLGCSRIEWTTDRDNPDAQKFYEALGATPQDTKIFYRQAVTPNAA, via the coding sequence ATGCCGGCGCGCACCACCACCTTCCGCACCACCGTGCAAGAGCGACGCTGGACGTACGAGGCGTTCTGCATCCAGTGGAAGCGTGCCTGCCAGGAGCTGGCAGAACGAGACAGAGATCCCCGGCTCGCCACCATCCCGATGTCGCGCCGAACCTTCGACCGGTGGATGAAGGGCGACCTCAGCGAGCGGGGCCCGCGCCCGGACACCGCGCGAGTCCTTGAATACCTCTTCGGCATGGCCGTGTGGCAGGTCTTCGCCGAGTCCGATGAGGGTCTCGACGAGCTTCCGGCCGGCCAACTCTCCGGCCAGGAGCCGGACCAGGCCGAGGCAATCCGCCGAAGGCTCGAAGGAGTCCTTACCAGCGGCCATATAAGCGAAGCCGGGCTCGCTTCATGGGAAGAGACCCTGGCGTGGCACGGCCGGGCCACCCGGTTTCGTCCCGAGGGCGACCTCCTGCGGGACTTACGCCGCGATGCCGACGCGCTCAGCAGGGCGCTCGACCAACGGCAGTCGCTCGGCGCCATGCGCCGCTTGACGAGGTTCTCCGCCCAGATGGCCGGCCTGATGAGCCTGGTACTGGTCCGCCAGGGTGATGATCACAACGCGAACTCCTGGCTGCGCGTCGCCAGGATCGCGGCGGAGGAAGCCGACGACAGCGACGTCCGGGCCTGGATCCTCGCTGAAGACGCGTACGCCCTGTTCTACTGCGGCGATCTCACCGGAGCGGCCCGCGCCGCGCGCCGCGCTGAAGTCTCCAGTGGCCAGCCCACCGTCGGCGCCGCCCTGGCCGCTCCGCTAGAAGCTCGGGCCCACGCCGTCATGGGCGACCGCAGGGAAGCCGAGGCCGCCCTCGACCGGGCGGAGGACACACTGGCGCAGCTGCACGGAGACGACACTGCGGAGTCGGCATTCGGCTACAACGAGGCCCAGCTGCGATTTCACCAAGGCAACGCACTCACCCACCTCGGCCAGACAGACCGTGCCCGGGAAGCACAGCAGCGGGCTCTCCAGCTCTATCCGGCGGATGAGCATCTCGACCGGTCCCTGATCGAGCTGGACGCCGCCATGTGTCTACTCCTGGACGGCGAACCGGCCGCGGCGGCTATGAGTACGGCGGAGATCCTCCGAAACCTCCCGGAGCAGCACCGTTCCGGGATTATCTTGACCAGGGCCTGCCAACTGGAGGGGCTCCTCCCCACCGTCCGCAGCGGCCCCCCGCCCGTCCGGGAACTCCGCGATGTGCTCGCCCCCCCTCCAGCGGGGCACAGCCTCCGAACACGAAGGAAAGGCGTCATGAGCGAACTCACTGTGACACGAGCCGAATCAGCCGACGTGCCGTGCATCGCGGAACTCGTAACGGCCATCGAGCAGTACTACGGCGGCGCAGTGGAAGGCGATCTGCCTGACCGCGTCGGGCAGCTGCGGGACATGCTCTTCGGAGATCACCCGGCCGCCTCCATCCTTCTGGCACGGATCGGCGACGACGTGGTCGGGATGGCCTCCTTCTCGCTGCTCTGGCCAGCCGCCGGTGACAGCCACTCGCTGTACCTCAAGGAACTGTTCGTACGGGAGGCCAACCGTCGCGACGGGGTGGCGAGAGCCCTGATGGCACAGCTTCACGAAGTCGCCGCCCAGCTCGGATGCAGCCGGATCGAGTGGACCACCGACCGCGACAATCCCGATGCCCAGAAGTTCTACGAGGCACTCGGCGCGACCCCGCAGGACACCAAGATCTTCTATCGCCAGGCCGTCACCCCCAATGCCGCATAG
- a CDS encoding chorismate-binding protein, which translates to MISDARRHARPVLAGHRIEDPSNTVFSYGSRRRVVVGVGSSGQLEVTRGVCSLSLPGQEATTPESLLAGLRSFFEAADGRWVMGYIGFGAHHSRCSTLAVGSDPEVMLFTPESVLMIRDDGSATSASGSLHLPRGGQRATSSGSPPALADDTVNRFRDMVADALGWVGQVPGRRLTVATRHGWSGPVDLISTMAAGQADAHGVSRSFYCHHGGLEFAGSSPELLVDGSLEHFTCHKLSGTSGHSPASRRPPDWDLRLVEEHRSSIDSLMSAYSQFAAVSAGPPEFLRLEELVHGMTRLEVEPKPGSDPASVLLGVLPTGASPTEGLSEIARLEEFPRGPYYGLVGCAAPGGRLQWSQLLRTVFQRDGRAWLPVGAAVTARSSPDVEAAEIALKARSVRVARCS; encoded by the coding sequence TTGATCTCTGATGCCCGCAGGCACGCCCGGCCAGTGCTCGCCGGGCATCGCATCGAGGACCCGTCGAACACGGTCTTCAGCTACGGCTCGCGCCGGCGCGTCGTCGTCGGCGTGGGCAGCTCGGGGCAGTTGGAGGTCACCCGCGGAGTGTGCTCGTTGTCGCTTCCCGGCCAGGAAGCGACAACGCCGGAGTCTCTGCTCGCCGGACTCCGGTCCTTCTTCGAGGCCGCTGACGGCAGGTGGGTCATGGGGTACATCGGGTTCGGAGCGCACCACAGCCGTTGCAGCACGCTGGCCGTCGGCTCCGATCCGGAGGTGATGCTGTTCACCCCGGAGTCCGTCCTGATGATCAGGGACGACGGCAGCGCCACGTCCGCGTCCGGTTCGCTGCACCTGCCGAGGGGAGGGCAGCGAGCCACCAGTTCAGGCTCGCCGCCCGCGCTCGCCGACGACACCGTTAATCGCTTCCGCGACATGGTCGCCGACGCCCTGGGCTGGGTGGGGCAGGTGCCGGGCCGTCGGCTGACGGTCGCGACGCGGCACGGCTGGAGTGGACCGGTGGACCTGATCTCCACCATGGCTGCCGGACAGGCCGACGCTCATGGGGTGTCCCGCTCGTTCTACTGCCACCACGGCGGGCTGGAGTTCGCGGGAAGCAGTCCGGAACTCCTCGTCGACGGCTCGCTGGAACACTTCACCTGCCACAAGTTGTCCGGGACGTCCGGACACAGTCCTGCCAGTCGACGACCGCCGGACTGGGATCTTCGCCTGGTCGAAGAGCACCGGTCGTCCATCGACTCGCTGATGAGTGCGTACAGCCAGTTCGCCGCCGTCAGCGCGGGGCCGCCGGAGTTCCTGAGACTCGAAGAACTGGTCCACGGGATGACCCGGCTGGAGGTGGAGCCCAAGCCCGGAAGCGATCCGGCCAGCGTTCTGCTGGGCGTGTTGCCCACCGGGGCCTCGCCCACCGAAGGGCTGTCCGAGATCGCGCGGCTGGAGGAGTTCCCGCGCGGTCCGTACTACGGCCTGGTCGGGTGTGCGGCACCCGGAGGCAGACTCCAGTGGTCGCAGCTCCTGCGCACCGTCTTCCAGCGGGACGGCCGGGCCTGGCTGCCGGTCGGGGCGGCGGTCACGGCCAGGTCCAGCCCGGACGTGGAAGCGGCCGAGATCGCGCTCAAGGCCCGGAGTGTTCGCGTGGCAAGGTGCAGCTGA
- a CDS encoding FAD-dependent protein: MPLPSTPESGNRLAQCDTIVIGAGPAGLLAAMRARTATGHVVVLDQGDDIDGRIRARELGLDEKRTITSGFGGAGMFSDGKLCLSHRIGSTVSHRFPPHEVEARQSAIDELLRAGEDAPLHGADNAKAAELAELAGAEDLEYLHYPVRHVGSDQLMRMTSALRQQVEAVAPVLCGIRCTEVRPSLAAGHRWEVLITKDGWPEPEALRANNVVLAPGKIGAAWLRALGDTLGLPRKSAQPKLGFRLEGPREFLDLLLKVATDPKVIWKPGAGAEVRTHCVCFGGDVVPAQYQDLTLVGGHSTSDHGHDRSNTAVLATAGDAFPLSTEYVRDLVTRMNHATGGRVMAQTLGDFLAGVPSTGTVPDAAHGFAPSIPDAVTGNLAALFPQPIVVLLRDYLQRLARLCPQVLNPGNMLYGPAVERWADRFEVGDDMQAPGHPGLYLAGDGPGLTGGIIGAADSGWLAGDAIAARHSVNA, encoded by the coding sequence GTGCCCTTACCTTCCACGCCCGAGTCCGGGAACCGCCTCGCCCAGTGCGACACCATCGTCATCGGCGCCGGCCCGGCGGGCCTGCTCGCCGCGATGCGCGCGAGAACCGCGACCGGCCACGTCGTCGTCCTCGATCAGGGCGACGACATCGACGGGCGTATCCGGGCCCGCGAGCTGGGCTTGGACGAAAAGCGCACCATCACATCCGGGTTCGGCGGTGCCGGAATGTTCAGCGACGGCAAACTGTGCCTGTCGCACCGCATCGGTTCGACCGTCTCCCACCGCTTCCCCCCGCATGAGGTCGAGGCACGGCAGTCCGCCATCGACGAACTCTTGCGCGCCGGCGAGGATGCCCCCCTGCATGGCGCCGACAACGCCAAGGCCGCCGAGCTGGCCGAACTGGCCGGAGCCGAAGACCTCGAGTACTTGCATTACCCCGTCCGCCATGTCGGCAGCGACCAGCTCATGCGCATGACCTCCGCCCTGCGCCAGCAGGTCGAAGCCGTCGCTCCCGTGCTCTGCGGCATCCGCTGCACCGAGGTGCGGCCATCGCTCGCCGCTGGCCACCGCTGGGAGGTCCTGATCACCAAGGACGGCTGGCCGGAGCCGGAGGCACTACGCGCGAACAACGTCGTGCTCGCACCGGGAAAAATCGGCGCGGCCTGGCTGCGCGCCCTCGGTGACACCCTGGGGCTGCCCCGCAAGAGCGCGCAGCCCAAGCTCGGCTTCCGCCTGGAAGGGCCGCGAGAATTCCTGGACCTGCTGCTGAAGGTCGCCACCGACCCCAAGGTCATCTGGAAGCCCGGCGCGGGGGCCGAGGTCCGCACGCACTGCGTCTGCTTCGGCGGCGACGTCGTCCCGGCGCAGTACCAGGACCTCACCCTGGTCGGCGGACACTCCACCAGCGACCACGGGCACGACCGCAGCAACACCGCGGTGCTGGCCACCGCCGGAGACGCGTTCCCCCTGAGCACGGAGTACGTGCGCGACCTCGTCACCCGGATGAACCACGCCACCGGAGGCCGGGTCATGGCCCAGACGCTCGGCGACTTCCTGGCCGGCGTCCCCAGCACCGGCACCGTCCCCGACGCTGCGCACGGGTTCGCCCCCAGCATCCCCGACGCCGTCACCGGGAACCTCGCCGCGCTCTTCCCCCAGCCGATCGTCGTCCTGCTGCGCGACTACCTTCAGCGCCTCGCCCGGCTGTGCCCGCAGGTCCTGAATCCCGGCAACATGCTGTACGGGCCAGCCGTCGAGCGCTGGGCCGACCGCTTCGAAGTCGGCGACGACATGCAGGCCCCCGGCCACCCCGGTCTCTACCTGGCCGGCGACGGCCCCGGACTCACCGGCGGGATCATCGGCGCCGCCGACTCCGGCTGGCTCGCCGGTGACGCGATCGCCGCCCGCCACAGCGTCAACGCCTGA
- a CDS encoding 2'-5' RNA ligase family protein codes for MTPLIDDSRAFPAAPPPDLDDPQKITSNDWDAFRTVERMTDHWDRPGWAPGHRAYYWMLAFPEEPELIAQALSCQQALKGLDMDEVPSDGLHITLNKIGSCADIGPGAVDALAQLADGTLGGGFEIRAEPMAGSTGAIRFSITPWTPLVELHAALHRAGQRADVPGGKPSSLFRPHLGILYNNRARHAAPVIDAVALLRNRPSVALPVERVDLVELRREGRTYRWRVLHSLALPGRPPTR; via the coding sequence ATGACCCCGCTGATCGACGACAGCAGGGCCTTCCCCGCAGCGCCGCCTCCTGATCTGGACGATCCCCAGAAGATCACTTCGAACGACTGGGATGCCTTCCGGACCGTGGAGAGGATGACCGATCACTGGGACCGGCCCGGATGGGCCCCGGGACACCGGGCCTACTACTGGATGCTGGCCTTCCCCGAGGAGCCGGAGCTGATCGCCCAGGCACTCTCGTGCCAGCAGGCCCTGAAGGGCCTGGACATGGACGAGGTGCCCTCCGATGGACTGCACATCACTCTGAACAAGATCGGTAGTTGCGCGGACATCGGACCTGGCGCGGTAGACGCCCTCGCCCAACTGGCAGACGGCACGCTCGGCGGCGGCTTCGAGATCCGCGCCGAGCCTATGGCCGGGTCCACGGGAGCCATCCGGTTCAGCATCACGCCGTGGACACCATTGGTGGAGTTGCACGCTGCCCTGCACCGCGCGGGACAGCGCGCCGACGTACCAGGCGGAAAGCCGAGCAGCCTCTTCCGCCCCCACCTCGGAATTCTCTACAACAACCGGGCCCGGCATGCCGCACCCGTGATCGACGCCGTGGCCCTTCTGAGGAACCGCCCCTCCGTTGCGCTCCCGGTTGAGCGGGTCGACCTGGTCGAACTGCGCCGGGAGGGACGTACGTACCGATGGCGCGTCCTGCACAGCCTGGCCCTGCCGGGCCGGCCGCCCACCCGCTGA